A stretch of the Glycine soja cultivar W05 chromosome 13, ASM419377v2, whole genome shotgun sequence genome encodes the following:
- the LOC114380860 gene encoding E3 ubiquitin-protein ligase AIRP2-like, translating to MAMIPYHLCRLPYQDSLKALEADIQHANALAAAIPRAKGGTLLQMKLVYNHLAPLFLLFLQWMDCSCAGFLHRYLNLFHILVYKVHNDGRSIMSTHGRKATIGDFYAVILPSLQRLHGSLEKLEVVEEEEGQSSIEGPSYGKKVIEGVKLTTNVDLQREDECGICLEPCTKMVLPGCCHAMCIKCYRKWNRKSESCPFCRGSLRRVNSEDLWVLTCNDDVVDAETVSKEDLLRFYLYISKLPKDHPDALFLMYYEYLI from the exons ATGGCAATGATTCCGTACCACCTTTGCCGTTTACCTTACCAGGATTCCCTCAAAGCACTTGAAGCTGATATACAGCACGCCAATGCTTT GGCTGCTGCAATTCCCAGAGCCAAGGGTGGAACTCTTCTTCAAATGAAATTGGTTTACAATCACTTGGCTCCTCTCTTCCTGTTATTTCTACAATGGATGGATTGTTCTTGTGCAGGCTTTCTCCATAGGTATCTCAACCTCTTCCACATACTTGTATACAAg GTACATAATGATGGTAGATCAATCATGTCTACTCATGGAAGGAAGGCTACCATTGGTGACTTTTATG CCGTTATATTGCCATCTCTCCAACGGCTTCATGGTAGTTTGGAGAAGTTGGAGgttgttgaagaagaagaaggacagTCAAGCATAGAAGGTCCAAGTTATGGCAAGAAGGTCAttgaaggtgtgaaactaaccacCAATGTTGATTTGcaaagagaagatgaatgtggTATTTGCTTAGAGCCTTGCACCAAAATGGTTTTACCTGGTTGCTGCCATGCCATGTGTATTAAATGCTACCGCAAGTG GAACAGAAAGTCAGAGTCTTGTCCTTTTTGCCGTGGTAGCTTGAGGAGAGTTAATTCGGAGGATCTATGGGTATTAACTTGTAatgatgatgttgttgatgcTGAAACAGTTTCTAAGGAGGATTTGTTGCGGTTTTACCTCTATATCAGCAAGCTTCCTAAAGATCACCCAGATGCACTTTTCCTAATGTATTATGAATACctcatttaa
- the LOC114382664 gene encoding probable LRR receptor-like serine/threonine-protein kinase At1g67720 → MGLCSLFLVTLLLLTSFAVCQLEEFISIDCGGTSNYTDKSTGLAWISDSGIMKHGKPVEVQNPSGNKFQYQRRREFPIDSRKYCYTLVTEERRRYLVRATFKYGNLDDGDTYPQFQLYLDATKWATVSIYDASRIYAKEMIFRAPSNSIDVCMCCATTGSPFISTLELRPLNLSMYATDFEGSFFLKVAARINFGAPSEDVVRYPDDPYDRIWESDLIKRQNYLVGVAPGTERINTTKKIEIETRENPPVKVMQTAVVGTKGILSYRLNLEDFPGNARAYAYFAEIEDLPKNETRKFKLEQPYIADYSNAVVNIAENANGSYTLYEPSYMNVSLEFVLSFSFVKTRDSTQGPLLNAMEISKYMPIASKTDRQDSNFVNAFRFLSAESVLKNEGDPCVPTPWEWVNCSTTTPPRITKINLSRRNLKGEIPGKLNNMEALTELWLDGNMLTGQLPDMSNLINVKIMHLENNKLTGPLPSYLGSLPSLQALFIQNNSFSGVIPSGLLSGKIIFNFDDNPELHKGNKKHFQLMLGISIGVLVILLILFLTSLVLLLILRRKTSQQKRDEKGVSGRSSTKPLTGYSFGRDGNIMDEGTAYYITLSELKEATNNFSKNIGKGSFGSVYYGKMKDGKEVAVKTMTDPSSYGNQQFVNEVALLSRIHHRNLVPLIGYCEEEYQHILVYEYMHNGTLREYIHECSSQKQLDWLARLRIAEDAAKGLEYLHTGCNPSIIHRDVKTSNILLDINMRAKVSDFGLSRLAEEDLTHISSVARGTVGYLDPEYYANQQLTEKSDVYSFGVVLLELLSGKKAVSSEDYGPEMNIVHWARSLIRKGDVISIMDPSLVGNLKTESVWRVAEIAMQCVEQHGACRPRMQEVILAIQDASNIEKGTESQLKLSSSGGNSKPQSSRKTLLASFLEIESPDLSNSCLPSAR, encoded by the exons ATGGGTTTATGTTCTCTTTTTTTGGTTACACTTCTTCTGCTAACATCATTTGCGGTATGCCAACTTGAAG AATTTATCAGCATTGACTGTGGAGGGACAAGTAACTACACCGATAAAAGCACAGGGCTTGCATGGATATCAGACTCTGGGATCATGAAACATGGCAAGCCAGTGGAGGTACAAAATCCAAGTGGAAACAAGTTTCAGTATCAGAGACGCCGAGAGTTTCCTATAGACAGCAGAAAATACTGCTATACACTTGTCACTGAGGAGAGAAGAAGGTATCTGGTGCGAGCAACGTTTAAATATGGTAACTTGGATGATGGAGACACATACCCTCAGTTTCAGCTCTATTTGGATGCAACCAAATGGGCTACTGTGTCAATCTATGATGCCTCAAGAATCTATGCGAAGGAAATGATCTTCAGGGCACCCTCAAACTCTATTGATGTTTGCATGTGTTGTGCTACCACTGGTTCTCCCTTCATATCTACCCTCGAGCTAAGGCCCTTGAATCTTTCTATGTATGCCACAGATTTTGAAGGCAGTTTTTTCTTGAAAGTGGCTGCAAGAATTAACTTTGGTGCTCCAAGTGAGGATGTTGTCAG GTATCCAGATGACCCATATGATAGAATTTGGGAGTCTGATCTTATTAAAAGACAAAATTATCTTGTTGGGGTGGCCCCAGGCACTGAAAGAATTAACAcaacaaagaaaatagaaatagagaCAAGAGAAAACCCACCTGTTAAAGTGATGCAAACTGCAGTTGTTGGCACCAAAGGAATACTTAGCTATAGACTAAACCTGGAAGACTTCCCTGGCAATGCTAGAGCTTACGCATATTTCGCGGAGATTGAAGATCTGCCTAAGAATGAGACTAGAAAATTCAAATTGGAGCAACCTTACATAGCTGACTATAGCAATGCAGTGGTGAACATAGCTGAGAATGCCAATGGGAGCTACACTCTCTATGAACCAAGTTACATGAATGTGAGTCTGGAGTTTGTGCTTTCGTTCTCCTTTGTTAAGACCCGGGATTCCACTCAAGGACCTCTTCTAAATGCAATGGAAATTAGCAAATACATGCCGATTGCTTCAAAGACTGACAGGCAAGACT CAAATTTTGTAAATGCATTTCGTTTCTTATCTGCTGAAAGTGTCCTGAAGAATGAAGGTGATCCCTGTGTTCCAACTCCCTGGGAGTGGGTAAATTGTAGCACAACTACACCTCCAAGAATTACAAAGAT AAACCTGTCAAGAAGGAATCTCAAGGGTGAAATCCCAGGGAAGCTCAACAACATGGAAGCATTGACAGAACT GTGGTTAGATGGCAACATGCTCACCGGACAACTTCCTGACATGAGCAATCTTATCAATGTAAAGATTAT GCATCTAGAGAACAACAAATTGACTGGTCCATTGCCATCTTACTTGGGTAGCTTGCCAAGTTTACAAGCACT GTTCATACAGAATAACTCATTTAGTGGGGTAATACCATCAGGATTACTGTCtggaaaaatcattttcaa CTTTGATGATAATCCTGAACTACATAAAGGGAACAAGAAGCATTTTCAATTGATGCTAGGAATTTCTATTGGAGTACTAGTGATTCTATTAATATTGTTCTTAACAAGTTTGGTGCTATTGCTTATTCTGCGGAGAAAGACATCTCAACAGAAACGTGACGAAAAGG GTGTTTCTGGACGCAGCAGCACTAAACCTTTAACTGGATACTCATTTGGTCGGGATGGGAATATAATGGATGAAGGTACTGCTTACTATATTACACTCTCAGAGCTGAAAGAAGCtactaataatttttcaaagaatattGGCAAGGGAAGCTTTGGATCTGTTTACTATGGGAAAATGAAAGACGGAAAAGAGGTGGCAGTTAAGACTATGACTGATCCATCCAGCTATGGGAACCAGCAATTTGTAAATGAG GTAGCCCTCTTATCAAGAATTCATCACAGAAACTTGGTTCCTCTGATTGGATATTGTGAAGAAGAATATCAGCATATTCTAGTTTATGAATATATGCACAATGGCACTTTAAGGGAGTACATTCATG AATGTTCGAGTCAGAAGCAATTAGATTGGTTAGCTCGCCTTCGAATTGCAGAAGATGCAGCTAAAG GTCTTGAATACTTACACACAGGATGTAATCCTAGTATCATTCACCGCGATGTGAAGACAAGCAATATTCTTCTTGACATCAATATGAGAGCAAAAGTGTCTGACTTTGGACTCTCAAGGCTAGCTGAAGAAGATTTAACTCACATATCAAGTGTTGCAAGGGGAACTGTAGGTTACCTGGATCCTGA GTACTATGCAAATCAACAATTGACTGAAAAGAGTGACGTGTACAGTTTTGGAGTTGTTCTGCTGGAATTGCTATCAGGAAAAAAGGCTGTATCATCAGAAGACTATGGTCCTGAAATGAATATCGTTCACTGG GCTAGATCTTTAATTCGTAAAGGAGATGTGATAAGCATCATGGATCCTTCCCTTGTGGGGAATCTGAAAACTGAGTCAGTTTGGAGGGTTGCAGAAATTGCCATGCAATGTGTAGAACAACATGGTGCATGCAGGCCAAGGATGCAAGAGGTAATTTTGGCTATACAAGATGCTTCTAACATTGAAAAGGGGACAGAAAGTCAACTGAAGCTATCTTCTTCAGGTGGTAATTCAAAGCCACAGTCTTCACGTAAGACTTTACTTGCAAGCTTTCTTGAAATTGAGAGCCCTGACTTGTCAAATAGTTGCCTCCCCTCAGccagataa